One window from the genome of Bufo bufo chromosome 4, aBufBuf1.1, whole genome shotgun sequence encodes:
- the GPR17 gene encoding uracil nucleotide/cysteinyl leukotriene receptor encodes MTNSEDNVFDNSSSLAWVDPCIHETWLENALLSVCYLLGLFVGGLGNVIALSLFVRDRQPKSPSDIFLLHLALSDLFLLLSLPTRLFYHLSGNSWPFGSLACRLSGFVFYLNMYASLYFLAGISIDRYLAIVHPLNSVKFRKPLHAHLTCGFLWAIVAFATAPLLLGRGAAMEETVCRLLYRETPSLRALSSLSTAFAIPFLATVTCYGLILRRLQKGGDRKPKERAVKMVLLVLTIFLICFVPYHLSRALYHVLMPGGESAAVLSPCHLRQGLALANRFTSCLSTLNAALDPLVYFFAVKKFRQILLRLPCKQDGTDNVKNREEGRTEDSSLSAKTDVLLLDRNEELCKLFCYHQPFLFVQSEQSFM; translated from the exons ATGACTAATTCCGAGGACAACGTTTTTGATAACTCCTCCAGCCTGGCATGGGTGGATCCGTGTATTCATGAAACTTGGCTAGAAAATGCTCTGCTGTCTGTATGCTACCTGCTCGGCCTATTTGTTGGAGGTCTGGGAAACGTCATTGCTCTGTCACTATTTGTACGCGACCGCCAGCCTAAGTCACCCTCTGACATCTTTCTCCTTCACCTGGCCTTATCAGATCTCTTCCTGCTCCTCAGCTTACCTACTCGGCTCTTCTACCACCTGTCAGGAAATAGCTGGCCGTTTGGCTCATTGGCATGCAGGCTGTCTGGTTTTGTTTTTTACCTCAATATGTATGCCAGTCTTTACTTCTTGGCTGGCATAAGCATTGATAGGTATCTAGCTATTGTGCATCCCCTCAACTCTGTCAAGTTCCGAAAACCATTACATGCTCATTTGACTTGTGGCTTTTTGTGGGCTATTGTTGCATTTGCTACTGCACCATTACTGTTAGGTCGAGGGGCAGCAATGGAGGAAACGGTTTGTCGACTTCTATATCGTGAAACGCCATCTTTGAGGGCACTGTCATCACTCAGTACAGCATTTGCAATCCCCTTCTTGGCCACAGTCACTTGCTATGGTCTTATATTGAGACGACTCCAGAAAGGAGGTGACAGGAAACCCAAGGAGCGTGCTGTAAAGATGGTGCTCCTGGTCCTTACCATATTCCTGATCTGCTTTGTTCCATACCATCTAAGTCGAGCACTTTACCATGTCCTGATGCCAGGTGGCGAAAGTGCTGCTGTGCTATCTCCTTGTCACTTAAGGCAAGGGTTAGCTTTAGCAAACCGTTTTACCTCTTGCCTCAGCACCCTTAATGCTGCCCTAGACCCGCTGGTCTATTTCTTTGCTGTCAAGAAATTCCGTCAAATTCTTCTTCGCCTGCCATGTAAACAGGATGGAACAGACAATGTGAAAAATCGGGAGGAAGGCAGAACAGAGGACAGTTCTCTCAGTGCCAAGACAGATGT GCTGCTCCTTGACAGAAATGAAGAGCTGTGTAAACTTTTTTGTTACCATCAACCATTCCTCTTTGTACAATCTGAGCAAAGTTTTATGTGA